A single Symbiobacterium thermophilum IAM 14863 DNA region contains:
- a CDS encoding 3-keto-5-aminohexanoate cleavage protein, translating to MEKLIITVALNGAEVTREQNPHIPFTPEEIAEDAARCRAAGAAMVHVHGRLPDGTPTQDAAVYKEILEAIRARTDVIVQVSTGGAVGMTAEERLAPVTLRPEMASLTTGTVNFGSDVFFNPPDLIETFARTMRQYGVVPEIEAFDVGHIDNALALVKKGILDLPLHFDFVMGVPGGIAGTIRNLLHMAESLPPGCTWSVAGIGRAQLPLATAAILLGGHVRVGLEDNIYYARGVKATNLMLVERIVRLANELGREVATPDEARRILGINREGDRDKS from the coding sequence GTGGAGAAGCTCATCATCACGGTGGCGCTCAACGGCGCCGAGGTGACCCGCGAGCAGAACCCGCACATCCCCTTCACCCCCGAGGAGATCGCCGAGGATGCGGCCCGCTGCCGTGCGGCCGGCGCCGCGATGGTGCACGTCCACGGCCGGCTGCCCGACGGCACCCCGACCCAGGATGCCGCGGTCTACAAGGAGATCCTCGAGGCCATCCGCGCCCGCACGGACGTGATCGTGCAGGTCTCCACCGGCGGGGCCGTGGGCATGACCGCCGAGGAGCGGCTGGCGCCGGTGACGCTGCGGCCCGAGATGGCGAGTCTCACCACCGGCACGGTGAACTTCGGCAGCGACGTGTTCTTCAACCCGCCCGACCTCATCGAGACCTTTGCCCGCACCATGCGCCAGTACGGCGTGGTGCCCGAGATCGAAGCCTTCGACGTGGGCCACATCGACAACGCCCTGGCCCTGGTGAAGAAGGGGATTCTGGATCTGCCCCTGCACTTCGACTTCGTGATGGGCGTGCCCGGCGGGATCGCCGGGACCATCCGGAATCTGCTGCACATGGCCGAGTCACTGCCCCCGGGCTGCACCTGGTCGGTGGCCGGCATCGGCCGGGCGCAGCTGCCCCTGGCCACTGCCGCCATCCTCCTGGGCGGCCACGTGCGGGTGGGGTTGGAGGACAACATCTACTACGCGCGCGGCGTGAAGGCCACCAACCTCATGCTGGTGGAGCGCATCGTGCGGCTGGCCAACGAACTCGGCCGGGAAGTGGCCACACCGGACGAGGCGAGAAGGATATTGGGCATAAACCGAGAAGGTGATAGAGATAAATCTTAG
- the fsa gene encoding fructose-6-phosphate aldolase: MKLFIDTANVDDIREVASWGVLSGVTTNPSLVAKEGRDFMQVLREILEIVDGPISAEVISLQADDMVEEARQYYELHKNIVIKLPMTAEGLKACARLSAKGVRCNMTLIFSPNQALLCARAGAAFVSPFVGRLDDISTDGIQLIRDTAEIFDLHGIDTEIIAASIRTPGQVVEAAKAGAHIATIPPKVFHQMLKHPLTDSGIERFLKDWEAAKGRV, encoded by the coding sequence GTGAAGCTGTTCATCGATACCGCAAACGTGGACGACATCCGCGAAGTGGCCTCCTGGGGCGTGCTGAGCGGGGTCACCACCAACCCCTCCCTCGTGGCCAAAGAGGGGCGGGACTTCATGCAGGTGCTGCGGGAGATCCTGGAGATCGTCGACGGGCCCATCAGCGCCGAGGTGATCAGCCTGCAGGCTGACGACATGGTGGAGGAGGCGCGGCAGTATTACGAGCTGCACAAGAACATCGTGATCAAGCTGCCGATGACCGCCGAGGGGCTGAAGGCCTGTGCCCGGCTGAGCGCCAAGGGCGTGCGCTGCAACATGACCCTGATCTTCAGCCCGAACCAGGCGCTGCTCTGCGCCCGGGCCGGCGCGGCCTTCGTGTCGCCCTTCGTGGGCCGGCTGGACGACATCTCCACCGACGGCATCCAGCTGATCCGCGACACGGCCGAAATCTTCGACCTGCACGGGATCGACACGGAGATCATCGCCGCCTCGATCCGCACCCCCGGCCAGGTGGTGGAGGCGGCGAAGGCGGGGGCGCACATCGCCACGATTCCCCCGAAGGTCTTCCACCAGATGCTGAAGCACCCGCTCACCGACAGCGGCATCGAGCGCTTCCTGAAGGACTGGGAGGCCGCGAAGGGCCGGGTGTAG
- the glpX gene encoding class II fructose-bisphosphatase — MERELALELVRITEAAALASARWMGRGDKELADQLAVDAMRAGFDRVAIDGVVVIGEGEMDEAPMLYIGEQVGAGGIPVDVAVDPVEGTNLVAKGLNGAIAVVAVAPRGHLLHAPDMYMEKIAVGPRAKGCIDITAPITANLKWVAQAKGKDISDLTVVILDRERHRSLIQECRDAGARIKLISDGDVAPAVAAAIDETGVDILMGIGGAPEGVLAAAALKCLGGDMQARLKPQNEQEYARCKAMGLSDPEQVLTLDDLVKSEDVYFSATGITDGDLLRGVRYSGRNVATTHSIALRGTTGTVRFIEATHMLDRKPHWYRLKV; from the coding sequence GTGGAACGGGAGTTGGCGTTGGAGCTCGTGCGGATTACGGAGGCGGCCGCCCTGGCCAGCGCGCGCTGGATGGGCCGCGGCGACAAGGAGCTGGCTGACCAGCTGGCGGTGGATGCGATGCGGGCCGGGTTCGACCGGGTGGCCATCGACGGCGTGGTGGTGATCGGCGAGGGCGAGATGGACGAGGCGCCGATGCTCTACATCGGGGAGCAGGTGGGCGCCGGCGGCATTCCCGTCGACGTCGCGGTCGATCCGGTCGAGGGGACGAACCTGGTGGCCAAGGGCTTGAACGGCGCCATCGCCGTGGTGGCCGTGGCGCCCCGGGGGCACCTGCTGCACGCGCCGGACATGTATATGGAGAAGATCGCAGTGGGACCCCGGGCCAAGGGGTGCATCGACATCACCGCGCCCATCACCGCTAACCTGAAGTGGGTTGCGCAGGCCAAGGGCAAGGATATCAGCGACCTGACGGTGGTCATCCTGGACCGGGAGCGGCACCGCTCACTCATCCAGGAGTGCCGGGACGCCGGGGCGCGCATCAAGCTGATCTCCGACGGCGACGTCGCGCCCGCCGTCGCGGCGGCCATCGACGAGACGGGCGTCGACATCCTGATGGGCATCGGCGGCGCGCCCGAGGGCGTCCTCGCGGCGGCGGCCCTGAAGTGCCTGGGCGGCGACATGCAGGCCCGGCTGAAGCCGCAGAACGAGCAGGAGTACGCCCGCTGCAAGGCCATGGGCCTGAGCGACCCGGAGCAGGTGCTCACGCTGGACGACCTGGTGAAGAGCGAGGACGTCTACTTCTCCGCCACCGGGATCACCGACGGCGACCTGCTGCGCGGCGTGCGCTACTCCGGCCGGAACGTGGCGACGACCCACTCCATTGCCCTGCGGGGCACCACCGGCACCGTCCGGTTCATCGAGGCCACGCACATGCTCGACCGCAAGCCGCACTGGTACCGGCTGAAGGTGTAG
- a CDS encoding M23 family metallopeptidase has product MQRRGNWQRIDWKKPHSAAGRGAAGGVSRRVPGVAGLPPVVVGLLIMGLVLGAGYLGWRRAVTPAAPAGDLPPARGGFLVAPPAGPAAFFAGVDEPGEPGDRAARMARWRQAAEAVVAARGGAGTDLTGAFAWPVTAPISSPFGPRWGRHHNGIDLAADHGEPIRASRAGEVLLAGEVEGYGLTVVIGHDDGTRTLYAHASALLVEAGEWVEQGQPIARVGSTGNSTGPHLHFEIIVGDRPVDPLDYLPPRE; this is encoded by the coding sequence GTGCAGCGCAGGGGCAACTGGCAGCGCATCGACTGGAAGAAGCCGCACAGCGCGGCCGGCCGTGGCGCCGCAGGCGGCGTGAGCCGCCGGGTGCCGGGGGTTGCCGGGTTGCCTCCGGTGGTCGTGGGACTGCTCATCATGGGTCTGGTGCTCGGCGCCGGCTACCTGGGCTGGCGCCGGGCCGTCACGCCCGCCGCGCCCGCGGGGGATCTTCCGCCCGCGCGCGGCGGGTTTCTTGTCGCACCGCCCGCCGGACCGGCCGCGTTCTTTGCCGGGGTGGACGAGCCGGGTGAGCCCGGGGACCGGGCCGCGCGCATGGCCCGCTGGCGGCAGGCGGCCGAGGCGGTGGTGGCCGCCCGGGGCGGGGCGGGGACGGACCTCACCGGGGCTTTCGCCTGGCCCGTGACGGCGCCCATCAGTTCCCCCTTCGGCCCCCGGTGGGGGCGTCACCACAACGGCATCGACCTGGCCGCGGACCACGGGGAGCCCATCCGGGCCAGCCGGGCCGGCGAGGTCCTGCTCGCGGGCGAGGTGGAGGGATACGGCCTCACCGTGGTCATCGGGCACGACGACGGTACCCGTACCCTGTACGCCCACGCCTCGGCGCTCCTGGTGGAGGCCGGGGAGTGGGTGGAACAGGGGCAGCCCATTGCACGGGTCGGCTCCACCGGCAACTCCACCGGTCCGCACCTGCACTTCGAGATCATCGTCGGTGACCGGCCGGTCGACCCGCTGGACTATCTCCCTCCCCGGGAGTAG
- a CDS encoding penicillin acylase family protein yields the protein MSVVVQRRTRRVTRWIGYTALTLVVLLLLAVAGGYAVARRSLPRASGELVLPGLRAPVTVYRDEWGVPHIEAQNEHDLYMAQGYVVAQDRLFQMDLTRRAAAGRLAEVIWPSQLETDKFFRALNLRRAAEASVQSYGPWARELLEAYAAGVNAFIAEAKAQNRLPVEFLLLGYEPEPWSPVDSALIGKIMAYDLGGNFEAEVYRLQLRNQVGPELADQLMPVYPEDGITMIRYRGGEGAEEPRPGASAVAGARPPGSSLDLTGLLALLRVPDEGRGSNNWVVAGSGTRTGKPLLANDPHLGARTPSIWYEQHLVVPGMINAYGVMFPGAPGIVIGQNERIAWGVTNTNPDVQDLYIERRNPDNPYQFEYMGRWEDALVHRELIGVKGQDPVPFEVVITRHGPIISEVVGDPDNRPEEALALKWTAHMATPELEAVLLFPKARNWEEFREALRSFHVPTQNFVYADVDGTIAYRTGGLVPIRRSGDGLLPVPGWTDEYEWVGFIPFDQMPEAVNPPEGYIVTANNKVIDDAYPYFLTYSWSQPYRAMRIAEMIEAKLGDLTADDMQAMQVDYANLHARTLLPVLLPAVERAGVTGTAATAVELLKSWDMVDSADQPQPLIFHLWWSELTRMLYEPLMGEELYRRMADKGNVTDMALLAAAEGRPNGWIEAAGGLDKLAADSLQAAVDRAVALQGSDPGRWSWGRYHRLQPPHPVGAAATPLGWLLNPTSYPIGGSGVTVGAMSFGGDGMVRTFAPWRQVVDLADPTGNSRSIVTPGQSGHFLSPHYDDQSAMHSRGELITRNFHGYRTGRALRLLPDQAGAGG from the coding sequence ATGTCAGTCGTAGTGCAGCGGCGCACGCGGAGGGTGACCCGCTGGATCGGCTACACCGCCCTGACCCTCGTCGTCCTTCTGCTGCTGGCGGTGGCGGGCGGCTACGCCGTCGCCCGGCGCAGCCTGCCGCGGGCGAGCGGGGAGCTGGTCCTGCCGGGCCTCCGGGCGCCGGTCACGGTGTACCGGGACGAGTGGGGCGTCCCGCACATCGAAGCCCAGAACGAGCACGATCTCTACATGGCCCAGGGGTACGTGGTGGCCCAGGACCGCCTGTTCCAGATGGACCTGACCCGCCGGGCAGCCGCCGGCCGGCTGGCCGAGGTCATCTGGCCCAGCCAGCTGGAGACGGACAAGTTCTTCCGGGCCCTGAACCTGCGCCGGGCCGCGGAGGCTTCCGTCCAGTCGTACGGCCCCTGGGCCCGGGAGTTGCTGGAGGCCTACGCCGCCGGCGTCAACGCCTTCATCGCGGAGGCGAAGGCCCAGAACCGGCTGCCGGTGGAATTCCTCCTCCTCGGTTACGAACCCGAGCCCTGGAGCCCCGTGGACTCGGCGCTGATCGGCAAGATCATGGCCTACGACCTGGGCGGGAACTTCGAGGCCGAGGTCTACCGGCTGCAGCTGCGCAACCAGGTGGGGCCGGAACTGGCCGACCAGCTGATGCCCGTATACCCCGAGGACGGCATCACCATGATCCGCTACCGCGGCGGCGAAGGGGCAGAGGAGCCCAGACCCGGCGCTTCTGCCGTCGCCGGGGCCCGGCCGCCCGGCTCCAGCCTTGACCTCACCGGCCTGCTGGCCCTGCTGCGCGTGCCCGACGAGGGGCGGGGCTCCAACAACTGGGTCGTCGCCGGCTCCGGGACCCGCACCGGCAAGCCGCTCCTGGCCAACGACCCGCATCTGGGCGCCCGCACCCCGTCCATCTGGTACGAGCAGCACCTGGTGGTCCCGGGGATGATCAACGCCTACGGCGTGATGTTCCCCGGCGCGCCGGGCATCGTCATCGGACAGAACGAGCGCATCGCCTGGGGCGTGACCAACACCAATCCCGACGTGCAGGACCTGTACATCGAGCGGCGCAACCCCGACAACCCGTACCAGTTCGAGTACATGGGCCGTTGGGAGGACGCTCTCGTCCACCGGGAGTTGATCGGGGTGAAGGGACAGGACCCCGTTCCCTTTGAGGTGGTGATCACCCGGCACGGGCCGATCATCTCGGAGGTCGTCGGCGATCCCGACAACCGGCCGGAGGAAGCCCTGGCGCTGAAGTGGACCGCCCACATGGCCACCCCGGAGCTGGAGGCGGTGCTGCTCTTCCCCAAGGCGCGGAACTGGGAGGAGTTCCGGGAAGCCCTGCGCTCCTTCCACGTGCCCACCCAGAACTTCGTCTACGCCGACGTGGATGGCACCATCGCCTACCGCACCGGCGGCCTGGTGCCGATCCGGCGCAGCGGCGACGGGTTGCTTCCGGTGCCGGGGTGGACCGACGAGTACGAGTGGGTCGGCTTCATCCCCTTCGACCAGATGCCGGAGGCCGTGAACCCGCCTGAGGGCTACATCGTCACCGCCAACAACAAGGTCATCGACGACGCCTATCCCTACTTCCTGACCTACTCGTGGTCGCAGCCCTACCGGGCCATGCGCATCGCCGAGATGATCGAGGCGAAGCTGGGCGACCTCACGGCGGACGACATGCAGGCGATGCAGGTCGACTACGCCAACCTGCACGCCCGCACCCTGCTGCCGGTACTGCTGCCGGCGGTGGAGCGGGCCGGGGTGACCGGGACGGCGGCCACCGCGGTCGAGCTCCTGAAGTCCTGGGACATGGTGGACAGCGCGGACCAGCCCCAGCCGCTGATCTTCCACCTCTGGTGGAGCGAGCTGACCCGGATGCTCTACGAACCGCTGATGGGCGAAGAGCTGTACAGGCGCATGGCCGACAAGGGCAACGTGACCGACATGGCCCTGCTGGCGGCGGCCGAGGGCCGGCCCAACGGCTGGATCGAGGCCGCGGGCGGTCTGGACAAACTGGCGGCGGACTCGCTGCAGGCCGCGGTGGACCGGGCCGTCGCCCTGCAGGGGTCGGACCCCGGCCGCTGGTCGTGGGGAAGGTACCACCGGCTCCAGCCGCCGCATCCCGTGGGCGCGGCGGCCACGCCGCTGGGCTGGCTGCTCAACCCCACGTCGTATCCCATCGGCGGCAGCGGCGTCACCGTCGGCGCCATGTCCTTCGGCGGCGACGGCATGGTGCGCACCTTTGCGCCCTGGCGCCAGGTGGTCGACCTGGCCGACCCGACGGGCAACAGCCGTTCCATCGTGACGCCGGGCCAGTCCGGCCACTTCCTCAGCCCCCACTACGACGACCAGTCGGCGATGCACAGCCGGGGCGAGCTGATCACCCGCAACTTCCACGGTTACCGGACCGGCCGCGCCCTGCGGCTTCTGCCTGATCAGGCGGGGGCCGGCGGCTAG
- a CDS encoding penicillin acylase family protein translates to MLRLFGLAGAIFVVLLLAALATGAPVLHALALLTGLAAAAALAGLQLSRPQGRGTVRMDGLRAPAAVRRDEGGAPHIAAENWHDLFQAQGFVAAQERLWQMEVARRTAAGRLAELCGESCLERDRFMRALGLYRLAERALADCPDEVRACLEAYADGVNAFIRAGKLPPEFALARLRPEPWRAVDSLAVAKLLAFELAPPVADVVVRARVAQVAGPEMAAALYAPGPSDASPPDPQQLPDLGGLCRLAMWAPQTVSGGTAWALAGTRTESGLPIAGCSLETAPRAPSPLHPLTLHGPGGARLEGIALAGLPGLLVGQSRHFAWALAPSEGGTARLVPEPSEGVRSQLTAIRVRGRAEPVAHTVLIGHSGPVVAMDESGAAALRSPVLQPGQEVAALLGINLARSYEEFRDAVREWAVPGLTVIYAGVDGTVARLETGPELREEVNPEDGIALGGRPADAAARIREVAASRTGWTLPFLARLPGDTVNMQARNLLQPLLQTLQEGLRQGARPESLTELEKRALLLLSDWSHEEPAGSAGACLWERWYFDLVEAIFRPRLGLTLFNQFIMTPSGQGAAEQLILRALRGEESPWLPLEGEFGLPRLALSAFRRAVAYLAARQGRSPERWAWGREHRVRFRHSLAEALPALGPLADLGPHPLGGGPATLHRSGLDPTMSGTVTTATTYCRLVDLARPGEPVAVLAPGTGGHPLDPSFAAQLLPWLRGDLLPPRPTGEDVLRLVP, encoded by the coding sequence GTGCTTCGCCTCTTTGGCCTGGCCGGCGCGATCTTCGTCGTGCTCCTGCTCGCCGCGCTGGCCACCGGTGCGCCGGTCCTGCACGCTCTGGCCCTGCTCACGGGCCTCGCCGCGGCCGCCGCCTTAGCCGGCCTGCAGCTGAGCCGCCCGCAGGGGCGGGGAACCGTCCGCATGGACGGCCTGCGGGCGCCGGCGGCCGTCCGCCGCGATGAAGGCGGCGCGCCGCACATCGCCGCCGAAAACTGGCACGATCTCTTCCAGGCGCAGGGATTCGTCGCGGCCCAGGAACGGCTGTGGCAGATGGAGGTCGCCCGCCGCACGGCGGCAGGGCGGCTGGCGGAACTCTGCGGGGAGTCCTGCCTGGAGCGGGATCGCTTCATGCGCGCATTGGGCCTGTACCGGCTGGCCGAACGGGCCCTGGCCGACTGCCCGGACGAGGTGCGGGCCTGCCTGGAGGCGTATGCCGACGGCGTCAACGCCTTCATCCGCGCGGGAAAGCTGCCGCCGGAGTTCGCCCTGGCGCGCCTCCGGCCGGAGCCCTGGCGCGCCGTCGACTCGCTGGCCGTGGCCAAGCTGCTGGCCTTTGAGCTGGCGCCGCCCGTGGCCGACGTCGTGGTCCGGGCCCGGGTGGCGCAGGTCGCCGGCCCGGAGATGGCCGCGGCCCTGTATGCGCCCGGACCTTCCGACGCATCCCCGCCTGACCCGCAACAGCTCCCCGACCTCGGCGGCCTGTGCCGGCTGGCGATGTGGGCGCCGCAGACGGTCTCGGGCGGGACGGCCTGGGCGCTGGCCGGCACGCGCACGGAATCCGGCCTCCCCATCGCCGGGTGCAGCCTGGAGACGGCCCCGCGCGCCCCGTCGCCGCTTCACCCGCTCACCCTGCACGGGCCGGGCGGAGCCCGGCTGGAAGGGATCGCCCTGGCCGGGCTGCCCGGGCTCCTGGTGGGACAGTCCCGCCACTTCGCCTGGGCGCTGGCCCCGTCGGAAGGCGGCACGGCCCGGTTGGTGCCCGAGCCGTCCGAAGGGGTCCGGAGCCAGTTGACCGCGATCCGCGTGCGAGGCCGGGCCGAGCCGGTGGCCCACACGGTCCTGATCGGCCACTCCGGCCCCGTCGTGGCCATGGACGAGAGCGGCGCGGCGGCCCTCCGCTCCCCGGTCCTTCAGCCGGGGCAGGAGGTGGCGGCGCTCCTGGGGATCAACCTGGCCCGGTCGTACGAGGAGTTTCGCGACGCCGTCCGGGAATGGGCCGTCCCCGGGCTCACCGTGATCTACGCCGGTGTGGACGGCACGGTGGCCCGGCTTGAGACCGGCCCGGAGCTGCGGGAGGAGGTCAACCCCGAGGACGGCATCGCCCTGGGCGGCCGCCCGGCGGACGCGGCGGCGCGGATCCGGGAGGTGGCCGCGTCCCGGACGGGCTGGACGCTGCCGTTCCTGGCCCGGCTGCCCGGCGATACCGTGAACATGCAAGCCCGGAACCTGCTCCAGCCGCTGCTTCAGACTCTCCAGGAAGGGCTCCGTCAGGGCGCCCGGCCGGAATCGCTCACGGAGTTGGAGAAGCGGGCCCTGCTCCTGCTCTCCGACTGGAGCCACGAGGAGCCGGCGGGATCCGCCGGCGCATGCCTGTGGGAGCGCTGGTACTTCGACCTGGTGGAAGCGATCTTCCGGCCCCGCCTGGGGCTCACCCTTTTCAACCAGTTCATCATGACGCCGTCCGGCCAGGGCGCGGCGGAGCAGTTGATCCTGCGGGCCCTGCGCGGCGAGGAGAGCCCTTGGCTGCCGCTGGAAGGCGAGTTCGGCCTTCCTCGCCTGGCCCTGTCGGCGTTCCGGCGTGCCGTGGCCTACCTTGCGGCCCGTCAGGGGCGGAGCCCGGAGCGCTGGGCGTGGGGTCGGGAACACCGGGTGCGCTTCCGGCACAGTCTCGCGGAGGCCTTGCCCGCCCTCGGCCCGCTCGCGGACCTGGGTCCGCACCCGCTGGGCGGCGGCCCTGCGACGCTCCACCGCAGCGGCCTGGATCCGACGATGTCCGGCACCGTCACCACCGCCACCACCTACTGCCGGCTGGTGGACCTGGCCCGGCCCGGCGAGCCCGTCGCCGTCCTGGCCCCGGGCACAGGGGGCCACCCCCTCGACCCGTCGTTCGCCGCGCAGCTCCTGCCGTGGCTCCGCGGCGATCTGCTCCCGCCCCGCCCGACCGGGGAGGACGTCCTGCGGCTCGTGCCTTAG
- the rpmE gene encoding 50S ribosomal protein L31: MKAGIHPKTQKTTITCGCGATYEVLSTKENIRVEICANCHPFYTGSRGATRVEAGSRIDRFRKKYGR, from the coding sequence ATGAAGGCTGGCATCCATCCGAAGACCCAGAAGACCACCATCACCTGCGGTTGCGGGGCGACCTACGAGGTCCTCTCGACCAAGGAGAACATCCGCGTGGAGATCTGCGCGAACTGCCATCCGTTCTACACGGGTTCCCGCGGGGCCACGCGCGTGGAGGCCGGTTCCCGGATCGACCGGTTCCGCAAGAAGTACGGTCGGTAG
- a CDS encoding DUF1385 domain-containing protein, with protein MSVQRGVFGGQAVIEGVMMRGPQWMAIAVRRPDGEIAVHREEVRSLMQRYPVLRLPILRGMVAMVEALTLGISALMFSANQSMPEDEQLSRGEMTVTTVVGFAFAIALFVVAPTLLTNYVKALSVTPMVTHVVEGALRLGLFIGYLVAISLMKDIQRVFQYHGAEHKVINAYEAGDELTVENVRRHSREHKRCGTSFLLYVVVISILIFSLINVESVWLRVVARIGMLPLVAGVAYEWIRIAGRHDNALVNALSRPGMWLQGLTTREPDDSQIEVAIASFETARGHGLPG; from the coding sequence GTGAGCGTTCAGCGGGGAGTCTTTGGCGGCCAGGCCGTCATCGAGGGGGTCATGATGCGGGGACCCCAATGGATGGCCATCGCCGTGCGGCGGCCCGACGGCGAGATCGCCGTGCACAGGGAAGAGGTGCGGTCGCTGATGCAGCGGTACCCGGTACTGCGCCTCCCCATCCTGCGCGGGATGGTGGCCATGGTCGAGGCCCTGACCCTGGGCATCAGCGCCCTCATGTTCTCGGCCAACCAGTCAATGCCCGAAGACGAGCAGTTGAGCAGGGGCGAGATGACCGTGACGACGGTGGTGGGCTTCGCCTTCGCCATCGCCCTGTTCGTCGTCGCGCCCACCCTGCTCACCAACTACGTCAAGGCCCTGTCCGTGACGCCCATGGTCACCCACGTGGTGGAGGGCGCTCTCCGGCTGGGGCTCTTCATCGGCTACCTGGTGGCCATCTCGCTGATGAAGGACATCCAGCGGGTCTTCCAGTACCACGGCGCCGAGCACAAGGTGATCAACGCCTACGAGGCCGGCGACGAACTCACGGTGGAGAACGTCCGGCGCCACTCCCGGGAGCACAAGCGCTGCGGCACGAGCTTCCTGCTGTACGTCGTGGTCATCTCTATCCTGATTTTCTCCCTTATTAATGTAGAAAGTGTCTGGTTGCGGGTCGTCGCCCGGATCGGGATGCTGCCCCTGGTGGCCGGCGTGGCCTACGAGTGGATCCGCATCGCCGGACGCCACGACAACGCGCTGGTCAACGCCCTGAGCCGTCCGGGGATGTGGCTCCAGGGCCTGACCACCCGCGAACCGGACGACAGCCAGATCGAGGTGGCCATCGCCTCCTTTGAGACCGCCCGGGGCCACGGCCTGCCGGGTTAG
- the prfA gene encoding peptide chain release factor 1: MKQKLEGVVQRYEDLTYKLGDPSVINNPTEYRQVAREHNRLGPIVEKFRAYQKTERELDDVLEMLEGPLDPEERALFNQELRDLKEKLQTLSDELRILLLPRDPNDDKNVIMEIRAGAGGDEASLFAAELFRMYTRLAERHKWKTEVLSISENEAGGIKEVLFQINAEGAYSRLKYEGGVHRVQRVPVTESQGRIHTSTVTVAVMPEMEEVDIEIKPEDLKIEVQRAGGAGGQHVNKTESAVRMTHLPTGIVVYCADERSQMQNREKALRVLRARVADYYAQQAKSEEEQLRRAQVGTGERSEKIRTYNFPQDRVTDHRIGLTVHNIAAVMDGEIDHIIDALAQHEQAALLAREEA, translated from the coding sequence ATGAAGCAGAAGCTGGAAGGCGTCGTTCAGCGGTACGAGGACCTGACCTACAAGCTGGGCGATCCCTCCGTGATCAACAACCCGACCGAGTACCGGCAGGTCGCCCGTGAGCACAACCGGCTGGGCCCGATCGTGGAGAAGTTCCGGGCCTACCAGAAGACCGAGCGGGAGCTGGACGACGTGCTGGAGATGCTGGAGGGCCCGCTGGACCCGGAGGAGCGCGCCCTCTTCAACCAGGAGCTCCGGGACCTGAAGGAGAAGCTGCAGACCCTCTCGGACGAGCTGCGCATCCTGCTGCTCCCGCGCGATCCCAACGACGACAAGAACGTGATCATGGAGATCCGCGCGGGCGCCGGCGGCGACGAGGCGTCGCTGTTCGCGGCGGAGTTGTTCCGGATGTACACCCGCCTGGCCGAGCGCCACAAGTGGAAGACCGAGGTGCTGTCCATCAGCGAGAACGAGGCGGGCGGCATCAAGGAGGTGCTCTTCCAGATCAACGCCGAGGGCGCCTACTCCCGGCTGAAGTACGAGGGCGGCGTGCACCGGGTGCAGCGGGTGCCGGTCACCGAGTCGCAGGGGCGCATCCACACCTCCACCGTGACCGTCGCCGTCATGCCCGAGATGGAGGAAGTGGACATCGAGATCAAGCCGGAGGATCTGAAGATCGAGGTGCAGCGGGCGGGCGGCGCCGGCGGCCAGCACGTGAACAAGACCGAATCGGCGGTGCGCATGACGCACCTGCCCACCGGCATCGTGGTCTACTGCGCCGACGAAAGATCCCAGATGCAGAACCGGGAGAAGGCCCTCCGGGTGCTGCGCGCCCGGGTCGCCGACTACTACGCCCAGCAGGCCAAGAGCGAGGAGGAGCAGCTGCGCCGGGCCCAGGTGGGCACCGGCGAGCGGTCGGAGAAGATCCGCACCTACAACTTCCCCCAGGACCGCGTGACCGACCACCGCATCGGCCTCACGGTGCACAACATCGCGGCGGTCATGGACGGGGAAATCGACCACATCATCGACGCCCTGGCGCAGCACGAGCAGGCGGCGCTCCTCGCCCGCGAGGAGGCGTGA